TACACTTTTTTTTCACACaatgaaataaagtaatattttccaaaacaatttAAAGGTTTAAAGGATTTTAATCCTACTGTGTATTCAACATCTCCTTTTCAAAGTTCCTGAGTAcagtttatattattattattattattgcctccAAATGTGTCTGCAGAAACTTAGAGGGGGACTGGGTTTCTCTACACCACAGATCACAAAGCAAGATAGAGGCTTTGTTTGAGCTCAGCTGTGTAGTTCTCTGAtggccttttctcttcctttggtgGGTCTCTTCTTAGAGTTTGTAGTAATGGTTGATTAAAGCTCTGCCATCTCCCAAACAGAAGCTTCCTTTTGACTCTTCTGTGGACCAGGCCTCCGTGGTGCAATGAGGGCCCAGTGTATTCTTCCACCTTCCACCTAGGCTCCTTACTTCTTCACCCAACAACAGCCACTTTAACTCAAGGAGTGTCTCTGATTGGCTGAATACAGCAGGGGTCTTCCCCATCCTAGAgtgtttccttcctcttttctttacctTCTGCGGCAGCCCGACTCTGAGAGACTTACTTGGTTAAAGCACCAGGGCAATGGTCCTCAGTAGGGGGCTGGTCCTGGTACTCTACACCTTGATGAGCCTCCTGAGCCCCCATGAAACTGGGGCCATCGAGGGTGAGTGCTGAGGGGGATCGGCTGAGGAAAGGAAATTTAGGGTTCTATGAGAGACAGTATAGAAAGAACATAGATTGTTCTCCTTCTCTGGCTTATGCAACTTCCTTTACCGAGAGATCCTCAATCTCTCTCACCTCTATCATGTTCATTGCAGACCTAAACATACAGGTGCAGCTCAGTGTAGCCACGCCAGCTGCAGGTTCAGGTGCCTCCCcagctccttccttctttctgagaCCCAAACCTCCATTCTCCTTCCGCCAAGCACAGTGACTTTTCTGTCACTTCCTGACTTGGAGTGTGCGCATTCAGGTCCAGTTTTACTGCAATGTTTATCGCCATGTGGATAGTCAACTGTTTATCCTGCTCTAGACATGAGCTCCTTGAGTGAGGGATCCACAGCTGGTTCATCTGTATTTCCCTGGGGCCTGACATCATGCTGGGCACATAGTAGTCCCTCGATGACTGCATAGATTTCTAGAGGTCCCTTACTGATTAAAATCTAACCCAAATTTCCAGAGAACTAAGCCTCAGTTATGGAAAGAGACACCTTGGATCATAATCTCTTGAGGTGGAAGAGCTGGGGCATAAACCTAACTTGAACTTTGGACTCCTTTTCCAGTGCTCTCTGCAATACCCCAGGCTGCTTTTTCCTGTCTGTTTGATCTCTGTCACAAATCTTAATTCTTACTTCTGCCAGCCATCACCTATTCTCCCCTCCTGCCCACATATACTGCATCTCTGTGCCCAAGGCTCTACTTATGCTCCCATCCTTAATCATTTTCCCTCATCCCACTCCCTCATACCACTCATCTCACACACAGGACCTCATAGCACAACTAGAGCTGATGATCATGGCTACCATTTAACTTTGAATCCCAAGCATGATTTGAGGCAGCCTCTCTTCTTCCCAACCTGGTATGCTGGACTGCACTCGTGTCTCTCTGTTCCTGCCAGTGTGTTGGGCACATGTCCgtgtccctctgtcctctcctttctccccccCCCGCCAGCAACACTTCCACTGTCCAAAGACCAGCTCAACAGCTCAACTTTGCCCTCATAGAGAACCCAGGATGGGATGTAGGCTCAGAAATTTAAAGTGTCACCTGCTTTAGATGAGattgatacattttcttttctgtctctgacCCTGAACTCACTCAATACAGCTGATCACATGGGCTCCTATGGACCAGCCTTCTACCAGTCCTATGGTTCCTCGGGTCAGTTTGCCCATGAATTTGATGGGGAACAGCTGTTCTCCGTGGAGCTGAAGAAGAGGCAGGCTGTGTGGCGTTTGCCTGAGTTTGGCAACTTGGCCCACTTTGACCCACAGAATGGGCTGGCCAGCATCGCGGTGATCAAAGCCCACCTGGATGTCTTGGTGGAACGCTCCAACCGCACCAGAGCCATCAACGGTACCCACCTTTCCTCTCCTTGTTCCCTCTGCTACCCTGTGTTAGGCaagggaggcccagagaagcttCTTCCCACCTCACAGGCCTCCATCTGCTCCAGCACATCTCTCAGCCTCTGTGACTGTTGTAATCAGCCCCTTTCTTTTCCAGGAGGCTCTTGATCTTCCCAGACCCCTTCAGCACACTCTTCCTTCTTGAGGACTGACCCTTCCACCTGGATGCCCTCTCAGGGACCTGTCAGATACAGGGGTTCCAGGTGCCCCCCTctcagcctcttctccctctgcacccctcccaCCCAAGCTGTTACATCCCAGAGCATTTCCTCCCTGTAAATGGCTAAATAGGAGGAAACATTACTTAATCCAAGTCCTAATGAAGCCCAGGTACAGGGATGAGCCTTTGGAATTCAAGGCCTCATTTTTCCTAGTGCCTCCGAGGGTGGCTGTACTCCCCAAGTTTCGAGTGGAGCTGGGCCAGCCCAATGTCCTCATCTGCATTGTGGACAACATCTTCCCTCCTGTGATCAATATCACCTGGCTGCGCAATGGTCAAATAATCAGCGAGGGGGTAGCCCAGACCAGCTTCTATTCCCAGCCTGACCATCTGTTCCGCAAGTTCTGCTACTTGACCTTCGTGCCCTCTGCAGAAGACATGTATGACT
The Canis aureus isolate CA01 chromosome 7, VMU_Caureus_v.1.0, whole genome shotgun sequence genome window above contains:
- the LOC144317705 gene encoding HLA class II histocompatibility antigen, DO alpha chain; the protein is MVLSRGLVLVLYTLMSLLSPHETGAIEADHMGSYGPAFYQSYGSSGQFAHEFDGEQLFSVELKKRQAVWRLPEFGNLAHFDPQNGLASIAVIKAHLDVLVERSNRTRAINVPPRVAVLPKFRVELGQPNVLICIVDNIFPPVINITWLRNGQIISEGVAQTSFYSQPDHLFRKFCYLTFVPSAEDMYDCKVEHWGLEEPLLRHWEPQVPIPVPDTIETLICALGLALGLVGFLVGTIFIIRGTCLSSGPR